The genomic segment ATACAATCATTTTGGCTCAGCTCCAATGTTTATGGTGGCAGACACAGACAACAATGAGATATACGAGCTTGATAACGGTGATGTTGAACACGTGCACGGCGCATGTAATCCAGCAAGTGCATTAGGCGGAGCACAGGTTGACGCCGTAGTTGTCGGCGGAATCGGCCAGGGCGCATTAACCCGCCTAAAAGTTCTCGGCAAACGCGTATTTCTTGCAAATAGCGGCACAATCTCAGACAACATAAATCTGTTTAAAGAGAACAAACTCCGTGAGC from the Limisalsivibrio acetivorans genome contains:
- a CDS encoding NifB/NifX family molybdenum-iron cluster-binding protein, with the translated sequence MKLCFPVQKNNGLESAVYNHFGSAPMFMVADTDNNEIYELDNGDVEHVHGACNPASALGGAQVDAVVVGGIGQGALTRLKVLGKRVFLANSGTISDNINLFKENKLRELELTATCGDHHHSHGHDHGGSCCH